The Plutella xylostella chromosome 9, ilPluXylo3.1, whole genome shotgun sequence genome has a segment encoding these proteins:
- the LOC105382879 gene encoding uncharacterized protein LOC105382879, whose product MAPIRYSLHYEDYSEHLLSRFGKLLQIQSLVDMTLMCSSHTLRVHKAVLAASSAYFQDVLQKQTGEPLIILKMRFSVLKSLVEFMYCGKTQCLEENLDELVSAAQFLKIKGLSKVTKEGLGIANNSELPVFTPPVVVNRPPQSLINSQLPELKEPQPLPPPPELPDATAGDPADALARNSKKDMVVCYPFNMDSKGAPPAPPVVAYADTPRPVKPRRGRPSQRNTWESGAGLGRAAERALMRREQDSRKAIHQLKHLQTRYNQDYMDRVSLSQAVNSICGPESADSNYMNIDADFMYLDQSVSSNVLNPPLPYSKELNLGNQTITSSYTTPSTSGGDAGATGGVSSAMSQYVNALKNAGLPTDLPILFESGDGSYINVNEKVLLDMVQSSEIQYEVIEQPNIIQSVSDPSEIKSIDDLSKSIERGEMMISNKNYDSGNSSYNKDTSGYRSQDDTISSLNAILPDNLEPFEEQQSYVVMDQRLQGTSSVMDHVNNDFSCIDGDMHFFTKSMSDDVKKYYEGHHGLDEASVMEQLCPTSTSLDTSFSMSLLDKTHLESGNLGQQFGSLNAEDLRRNDDCYDFALDCLISTPKRNDKSKYDSNQMEKDARERDEIIKDLMNIENMTQSCVENRNNNEINKTGGIEHDKEEGFNEPLNVDSLFEAGSHETNNPEKNDSENLSAAVPSSGIQWDNTDKNKDSMAEVFEDTDIINVTSNKDLPGPDPMITPSQYDNDGPPPVIDLTKSMKSEMWNVDVDMLDDKENFEKGANAENIESTLEDDIPFAVGLQPLKQIEPTGDNSLLKRRNPLEDLSNNDDSKYLKRKMKHKKIL is encoded by the exons atggcCCCGATTCGATACAGTCTCCATTATGAAGATTATTCAGAACATTTACTATCAAGATTTGGGAAATTACTACAAATTCAGTCCTTGGTTGACATGACACTGATGTGTAGTTCGCACACTTTGCGTGTCCATAAAGCTGTTCTTGCAGCTAGCAGTGCATATTTTCAG GATGTCCTTCAAAAGCAAACTGGGGAACCCCTCATCATCCTCAAAATGCGGTTCAGCGTGCTAAAGTCGTTAGTAGAGTTCATGTACTGCGGCAAAACACAATGTTTGGAGGAAAACCTCGATGAACTGGTTTCTGCTGCCCAGTTTCTGAAGATAAAGGGTTTGTCCAAAGTGACTAAAGAAGGCCTGGGAATCGCAAATAATA gTGAACTTCCAGTTTTTACGCCGCCCGTGGTAGTAAATCGCCCGCCTCAATCACTAATTAATTCGCAATTACCG GAGCTCAAAGAACCCCAGCCCCTGCCGCCACCGCCCGAGTTGCCCGATGCTACGGCCGGCGACCCAGCTGATGCACTTGCAAGAAATAGTAAGAAG GACATGGTGGTCTGCTACCCATTTAACATGGACAGCAAAGGAGCCCCCCCGGCCCCGCCTGTCGTGGCCTACGCCGACACCCCGCGCCCGGTCAAACCAAGACGAGGAAGACCTagc CAACGCAACACCTGGGAGTCAGGCGCAGGGCTAGGCCGCGCCGCCGAGCGAGCCCTCATGCGACGCGAACAGGACTCCAGGAAAGCCATACACCAGCTGAAACATCTGCAGACTAGATACAATCAG GATTACATGGATAGAGTTTCCCTCTCGCAAGCCGTGAACAGCATCTGTGGTCCGGAGTCGGCCGACAGTAACTACATGAACATAGACGCAGACTTCATGTATTTGGACCAATCGGTTTCGTCTAATGTCCTCAATCCTCCTTTACCGTACAGCAAGGAACTAAACTTGGGTAACCAGACCATCACTTCGAGCTACACCACCCCTAGCACCAGTGGCGGTGACGCAGGCGCTACTGGAGGCGTCTCTTCTGCCATGTCGCAATATGTGAATGCCCTTAAAAACGCCGGCCTCCCGACTGACCTTCCGATCCTTTTCGAATCGGGCGATGGCTCATACATCAACGTGAACGAAAAAGTACTCCTGGATATGGTGCAGAGCAGTGAGATACAGTACGAGGTCATCGAGCAACCGAACATTATACAAAGTGTTTCCGATCCTAGCGAGATTAAAAGTATCGATGATTTGTCTAAATCTATAGAAAGAGGAGAAATGATGATCAGCAATAAGAACTACGATAGTGGCAATAGCAGCTATAATAAAGACACATCAGGGTATCGGAGCCAGGATGATACGATCAGCAGCTTGAATGCTATTCTTCCAGACAATTTGGAACCTTTCGAAGAACAGCAAAGCTATGTGGTGATGGATCAGCGACTGCAGGGGACTAGCAGTGTAATGGATCACGTTAACAATGACTTTTCGTGCATTGATGGAGACATGCATTTCTTCACAAAGTCTATGAGCGACGatgtaaagaaatattacGAGGGTCACCATGGTTTAGATGAAGCTTCCGTTATGGAGCAGCTATGTCCTACTAGCACTTCATTAGACACCAGTTTTAGCATGTCTCTCCTTGATAAAACTCACTTGGAAAGTGGAAATTTAGGGCAACAATTTGGTTCTCTAAATGCTGAAGATTTGCGCAGGAATGATGACTGTTACGATTTTGCTCTGGATTGCTTGATTTCCACCCCTAAACGGAATGATAAAAGCAAGTATGACAGCAACCAGATGGAAAAAGATGCTCGAGAACGCgatgaaataattaaagatTTAATGAATATAGAAAATATGACACAAAGCTGTGTTGAAAATCGCAACAATAATGAGATTAATAAGACGGGCGGTATTGAGCATGACAAAGAGGAGGGATTTAACGAGCCTTTGAACGTAGACAGTTTATTTGAGGCAGGGAGTCATGAGACCAACAACCCGGAGAAAAATGATTCAGAGAATTTATCAGCTGCCGTTCCTTCTAGCGGTATTCAATGGGACAATACGGACAAGAATAAGGATAGCATGGCCGAGGTATTTGAAGATACAGATATAATTAACGTAACAAGTAACAAAGACCTCCCAGGTCCAGATCCTATGATAACACCATCCCAGTATGACAACGACGGCCCACCACCAGTAATTGACTTGACTAAATCAATGAAATCTGAGATGTGGAATGTAGACGTCGACATGTTGGATGATAAAGAAAACTTTGAAAAAGGTGCAAATGCCGAGAATATAGAGTCTACTTTAGAAGATGACATCCCTTTTGCAGTGGGGCTACAGCCGCTGAAACAAATCGAGCCAACGGGGGATAACAGTCTGCTGAAAAGGAGAAACCCTCTCGAAGACTTGTCTAATAATGATGATTCTAAATATCTGAAACGTAAGATGAagcataagaaaatattataa
- the LOC119690988 gene encoding contactin, whose translation MKNALLLWAVTSLVYGQVLEPNSPYNQNYPQQPYLPDSSLNGSAYRPNSQVPYGSFPVNGNVNDYSSPVQPQSHFYQDSFNSDTYGEGDDNEIDPQNTASYYAGLDYEERYRCPPNWIRYRESCYRFTKSPDRPRNEARKICQAYEADLAAVNSPEEHGFIITSLMRLDPQKGSWYVGAHQQTPGYWSNDADGSQLSGLENAFFDDRQLTYQSYNLLPRDYLVYRFSKEDGRWGLSPVEGTQYFHFICEGLSQRLRYLFEEQRSFTYGLDTYDPLHIPRGPYFIQEPVNTVYDPVMSTFVHLTCIAGGFPSPSYNWYKEDFELDRPVFHRLDPLNNTRYVISGGTLLIYSPDAEKDSTKYHCTATNKFGTIRSESVLLSFGYIREFNQKRPVESGNQYWGKVMYCDPPSYYPAVNFLWARGYFPNLVEEDKRVFVSYDGGLYFSALEAIDRGNYSCNVMSKVSDAGRNGPFFPLYVYPHSDYQQLKFPNNFPKVFPEAPYVGQEVRLECVTFGYPVPSYNWTRKNENLPRKAQLSNFNRVLTIPHVGVEDEGEYICEVRNDRARISNSVFLKVQAEPNFTIPLTDKHMDNDGELHWNCEAFGIPDVNYTWWKNGVKLSMETLEPEDRDRYIIQDNVLTIRHLHHTRDPGMYQCEAKNQLKTSYSSGQLRVLSLKPSFKKRPLESETYGSEGGNVTIKCNPEAAPKPTFTWKKDNIVIGAGGKRFITENGNLIIRQISRDDEGIYTCIAKNKYGTDESRGRLLVLRAPRFIERLQPRMTVQVTETIFLHCSADIDPLLDIAYFWKHNGLRMKEAADLYADRRIYMDGGELTIYNVSLADTGDYECIVKSAIGRISSHMQLRVEGPPGAPGGLQVLNIQRAAVTLEWTDSGSNGRPITSYIVSGRTQWNATWTVINDNVVNVMEVDRYNGRKRAVINSPLLPWSVYEFRVQAVNLLGFGTPSAPSPQFSTLPDKPYTAPDNIGGGGGKIGDLTIKWTPLPLSHQNGPGIHYKIFWRRNGTEVEFQSLLLNKYGNIGMYVVHIALDYFYTKYDVKVQAFNSMGAGPESAVAAVYSAEDMPQVAPQQVYARSYNSTALNVTWNPIDQSRERLRGKLIGHRLKYWKQANKEEECIYYLSRTTRNWALVVGLQPDTYYFVKVMAFNSAGEGPESERYLERTFRKAPQKPPASVNVWAVNPSTVRVVWRYVQPTDEEEPLIGYKVRVWEIDQDMSTANDTLVPVDRKLEAYVTSLTPGKTYRLRVLGYSNGGDGRMSSPTITFQMGDYHSDSYGYYVRSNNGAATQRVAIEMLLIAGLSYFTRKSMT comes from the exons aTGAAGAATGCGTTGCTCTTGTGGGCAGTTACAAGTTTAGTGTATGGCCAAGTGTTAGAACCAAATAGCCCGTACAACCAAAACTATCCGCAACAGCCTTATTTGCCGGATAGTTCTCTAAATGGTTCAGCATATCGTCCAAACTCCCAAGTGCCTTACGGTAGTTTTCCGGTAAATGGAAACGTAAATGATTACAGCTCGCCTGTGCAGCCTCAGAGCCATTTCTACCAGGACAGTTTCAACTCAGACACATACGGAGAAGGCGATGACAACGAAATAGACCCGCAGAACACAGCCAGTTACTATGCGGGGTTAGACTATGAAGAGCGTTACCGCTGTCCACCCAACTGGATCCGGTACCGTGAGTCCTGCTACCGCTTCACCAAGTCCCCAGACCGGCCGCGGAATGAGGCCAGGAAGATATGCCAAGCTTACGAGGCAGACCTGGCTGCGGTCAACAGCCCCGAGGAGCATGGcttcatcatcaccagcctcATGAGACTAGATCCTCAGAAAGGTTCCTGGTATGTCGGCGCCCACCAACAGACGCCCGGCTACTGGTCCAACGATGCAGATGGCTCACAACTGTCTGGCTTGGAAAATGCCTTCTTTGATGATAGACAGTTGACTTACCAAAGTTACAATTTGTTGCCAAGAGATTATCTTGTGTACAGATTTTCCAAGGAAGATGGTCGATGGGGCTTGTCTCCAGTGGAGGGAACccaatattttcatttcatctGTGAAGGTTTGAGTCAAAGACTCAGGTACTTGTTTGAAGAACAAAGGTCTTTTACTTATGGCTTGGACACATATGACCCACTTCACATTCCACGAGGACCATACTTCATACAGGAGCCAGTCAACACTGTCTATGATCCTGTGATGTCTACTTTTGTGCACCTCACATGCATTGCTGGTGGATTTCCTTCACCCTCATACAATTGGTACAAAGAAGATTTTGAGCTTGATAGACCAGTTTTCCATCGACTTGACCCTTTGAACAACACAAGGTATGTAATAAGCGGGGGAACATTACTGATCTACAGTCCAGATGCAGAGAAAGATAGTACTAAGTACCATTGTACAGCCACCAACAAGTTTGGGACCATTCGTTCGGAGTCAGTGCTACTTTCTTTTGGATACATCAGGGAGTTCAACCAGAAGAGACCGGTTGAAAGTGGTAACCAGTACTGGGGGAAGGTTATGTACTGTGACCCACCCTCCTACTACCCGGCGGTTAACTTCCTGTGGGCACGAGGATATTTCCCTAATCTGGTGGAAGAGGACAAGAGAGTGTTTGTGTCGTATGATGGAGGTCTGTACTTCTCAGCTTTGGAAGCCATAGACAGGGGAAACTACAGTTGTAATGTGATGAGCAAAGTGTCTGATGCTGGAAGAAACGGACCATTCTTTCCTCTTTATGTCTATCCTCATTCAGATTACCAGCAACTTAAATTTCCCAACAATTTTCCCAAAGTTTTCCCTGAGGCTCCTTATGTGGGCCAAGAAGTCAGATTGGAGTGTGTCACATTTGGCTATCCTGTTCCTTCTTACAACTGGACAAGGAAAAACGAAAACTTGCCAAGAAAAGCACAACTGAGCAACTTCAATAGAGTCCTCACAATTCCTCATGTAGGGGTTGAGGATGAAGGTGAGTATATCTGTGAGGTTCGCAACGACCGGGCTCGCATTTCTAACAGTGTCTTCTTAAAAGTACAAGCTGAACCCAACTTTACCATTCCTTTAACTGACAAGCACATGGACAATGATGGTGAGTTACACTGGAACTGTGAGGCATTTGGTATTCCCGATGTCAACTATACTTGGTGGAAGAATGGTGTAAAGCTCTCTATGGAAACACTGGAACCAGAAGACAGGGACCGCTACATTATTCAAGATAACGTTTTGACAATCAGACATTTGCATCACACAAGAGATCCCGGCATGTATCAGTGTGAAGCCAAAAACCAATTGAAAACTAGTTACTCCTCTGGGCAACTTCGAGTCTTGTCCCTAAAGCCCTCATTCAAGAAGAGGCCTTTAGAATCCGAAACATACGGTTCCGAAGGCGGCAACGTCACCATAAAATGCAACCCAGAAGCAGCTCCTAAACCTACTTTTACTTGGAAGAAGGACAACATCGTAATCGGCGCTGGCGGCAAAAGGTTCATTACAGAGAATGGTAATTTAATAATCAGGCAGATTTCTCGTGACGACGAGGGCATCTACACGTGCATCGCTAAGAACAAGTACGGCACGGACGAGAGCCGCGGGCGGCTGCTGGTGCTGCGCGCGCCGCGGTTCATCGAGCGCCTGCAGCCGCGCATGACCGTGCAGGTCACCGAGACCATCTTCCTGCACTGCAGCGCCGACATCGACCCGCTGCTCGACATCGCCTACTTCTGGAAGCACAACGGCCTGCGCATGAAGGAGGCAGCAGATCTATATGCTGACAGGCGCATCTACATGGACGGCGGCGAGCTGACGATCTACAACGTGAGCCTGGCGGACACGGGCGACTACGAGTGCATCGTGAAGTCGGCCATCGGGCGCATCTCGTCGCACATGCAGCTGCGCGTGGAGGGCCCGCCCGGCGCGCCCGGCGGCCTGCAGGTGCTCAACATCCAGCGCGCCGCCGTCACGCTCGAGTGGACCGACAGCGGCTCCAACGGCCGCCCCATCACCAGCTACATCGTGTCGGGCCGCACGCAGTGGAACGCCACGTGGACCGTCATCAACGACAACGTGGTGAACGTGATGGAGGTGGACCGCTACAACGGGCGCAAGCGCGCGGTCATCAACAGCCCGCTGCTGCCGTGGTCGGTCTACGAGTTCCGCGTGCAGGCGGTCAACCTGCTCGGCTTCGGCACGCCGTCGGCGCCGAGCCCGCAGTTCTCCACGCTGCCCGACAAGCCGTACACCGCGCCCGACAAcatcggcggcggcggcggcaagATCGGCGACCTCACCATCAAGTGGACCCCCCTGCCTCTCTCTCACCAGAATGGCCCGGGCATTCATTACAAGATCTTCTGGCGGCGCAACGGCACCGAGGTGGAGTTCCAGAGCCTGCTGCTGAACAAGTACGGCAACATCGGCATGTACGTGGTGCACATCGCGCTCGACTACTTCTACACTAAATACGACGTGAAAGTGCAGGCGTTCAACAGCATGGGCGCGGGCCCGGAGAgcgcggtggcggcggtgTACTCGGCCGAGGACATGCCGCAGGTGGCGCCGCAGCAGGTGTACGCGCGCTCCTACAACTCGACGGCGCTCAACGTCACCTGGAACCCCATCGACCAGTCGCGCGAGCGGCTACGCGGCAAGCTCATCGGCCACCGCCTCAAGTACTGGAAGCAGGCCAACAAGGAGGAGGAGTGCATCTACTACCTGTCGCGCACCACGCGCAACTGGGCGCTCGTGGTGGGGCTGCAGCCCGATACCTACTACTTTGTCAAG GTGATGGCGTTCAACTCGGCCGGCGAGGGCCCTGAAAGCGAGCGGTACTTGGAGCGCACATTCCGCAAAGCGCCGCAGAAGCCGCCGGCGTCCGTCAACGTGTGGGCCGTGAACCCCAGCACCGTGCGCGTCGTGTGGCGGTATGTGCAGCCCACGGATGAAGAGGAGCCGCTTATTGGATATAAG GTACGAGTGTGGGAGATCGACCAGGACATGAGTACGGCTAACGACACTCTGGTTCCCGTCGACCGTAAGCTGGAGGCCTATGTGACGAGCCTCACTCCAGGCAAGACCTATAGACTCCGAGTCCTAGGTTACTCCAACGGGGGTGATGGTAGGATGTCATCGCCAACTATAACATTCCAAATGGGTGATTACCACAGTGACTCGTACGGTTACTACGTGAGGAGTAACAACGGGGCTGCGACCCAGCGGGTGGCAATTGAAATGCTATTGATAGCAGGTCTTTCATACTTTACGCGCAAATCCATGACGTGA